The following proteins come from a genomic window of Syngnathus acus chromosome 15, fSynAcu1.2, whole genome shotgun sequence:
- the dact2 gene encoding dapper homolog 2 isoform X2 translates to MLSTKGSYVGMMSAAVGVDRGRVGERLQAALAGLQELHLLRDRQSDMVSWALRADREEPVTCVHATPEDARKMGAEEQRLEATLTALKQQLSRLRKKDVGLKTHLQQLDQQISELKLDVSKASTEQLESDSRPSSGFYELSDGGSCSLSNSCTSVYSECLSSSQTSLLPPSASPANSQVSPPFQADVYRRRSADEGASHPNATRATGLHLGSSRIRASSTVTELGRPRPVSTGDLDRMINQGLNCKPMDAKKPQMCPNPKIPTMDPKFQSNLVSRNGIELYHYPSPLHAVALQSPIFFQGGESALPGATDGGRPPVSDSDMLQGTEMGYDTKTLGYIDKLLQRSSNKSHIQMAAEAITVFPQKLVSLPQPPPTQGIPLDNEEKRHCVTNSGQEKADNEGHQQSGRPQEVSYGYSYPAVMREYSSDEVTTSSLRKMDKTHVAFVARGHTEKACGEMRPTEKKAQRQRAAMSHSSSTEDSQVFEVQNGSPEFVHAKFVPAGTQRVKVRQADRKTKAVKIRRRSSEKPRALRQQQSSCERARESKGDPRSLAKGKVIQKYPCCPSEEHKQGSGSDSSQCGPGIIYTHKVHPKPHPTPAATKSSKSRRLQCGEYEQEQRKKRHGAAKWLSDAEKFQALCAQRQRSKELFAQAPGNMYLAKSGQWMGPHHPFMSSVSSNSFNAKLNARYPPAPYHLSNLYPPRCESEYSAECMSLFHSTIAASSDGEMSDNTTNRFGDSESSQSFQSFSDSDSSLSAEEGDHLDSLAEGCGDLVWAEASLVPTAVGKTLQQLPRPEPSACRIKASRALKKKIRRFQPASLKVMTLV, encoded by the exons ATCTGCTTCGGGACAGACAGAGCGACATGGTGAGCTGGGCGCTCAGAGCGGACCGGGAGGAACCGGTCACTTGCGTGCACGCCACACCGGAGGACGCCAGGAAGATGGGGGCGGAGGAGCAGCGGTTGGAGGCGACCCTCACGGCCCTGAAGCAACAGCTG TCTCGTCTTCGGAAAAAGGATGTAGGACTGAAGACTCACCTTCAGCAGCTTGATCAACAAATCAGTGAGCTGAAGCTGGATGTCAGCAAGGCCTCCACTGAGCAGCTGGAGAGTGACAGCAGGCCAAGTTCAG GTTTCTATGAGCTCAGTGATGGTGGCTCTTGCTCCTTGTCAAACTCCTGCACCTCAGTGTACAGTGAGTGCCTGTCATCCTCCCAGACGAGTCTTCTCCCCCCTTCCGCAAGTCCGGCTAATTCTCAAGTGAGCCCACCATTTCAAGCTGACGTGTATCGTCGTCGTTCGGCCGATGAAGGTGCATCCCATCCCAACGCTACCCGGGCGACAGGGCTTCATCTTGGAAGCAGTAGGATCAGAGCAAGCTCTACTGTCACTGAACTTGGACGGCCAAGACCTGTGTCAACAG GTGACCTAGACAGGATGATAAATCAAGGACTGAACTGTAAACCAATGGATGCTAAGAAACCACAGATGTGCCCAAATCCCAAGATCCCTACAATGGACCCTAAGTTCCAGAGCAATTTGGTTTCCCGCAATGGAATTGAATTGTATCACTACCCAAGTCCCTTGCATGCTGTTGCCCTCCAAAGTCCAATCTTTTTCCAAGGTGGTGAATCAGCCTTACCCGGGGCCACAGATGGCGGCCGGCCTCCAGTGAGTGATTCCGACATGCTCCAGGGTACTGAGATGGGCTATGATACCAAGACTCTGGGTTACATTGACAAGCTCCTCCAGCGCAGCTCCAACAAATCTCACATTCAAATGGCCGCCGAGGCTA TAACTGTGTTTCCACAGAAACTGGTATCTCTTCCTCAACCTCCCCCAACTCAGGGCATACCACTAGATAATGAAGAGAAGAGACACTGCGTGACAAATTCCGGTCAAGAAAAAGCTGATAATGAAGGCCACCAACAGTCTGGGAGACCTCAGGAGGTTTCATATGGGTATTCCTATCCTGCTGTGATGAGAGAGTACAGCTCTGATGAGGTCACGACTTCATCATTGAGGAAGATGGACAAAACGCATGTTGCTTTTGTAGCTAGAGGCCACACAGAAAAAGCATGTGGGGAAATGAGGCCCACAGAGAAGAAGGCTCAGAGACAAAGAGCAGCCATGTCTCACAGTTCAAGCACAGAGGACAGTCAAGTCTTTGAGGTGCAAAATGGCTCCCCTGAGTTTGTCCATGCCAAATTTGTCCCTGCTGGAACTCAAAGGGTCAAGGTGAGACAAGCTGATCGTAAAACCAAAGCTGTAAAAATCAGACGAAGGAGCAGTGAGAAGCCTCGAGCGTTGAGGCAGCAGCAATCATCCTGCGAACGAGCCAGAGAATCCAAGGGAGATCCGAGAAGCCTAGCAAAAGGGAAGGTCATCCAGAAATACCCCTGCTGTCCATCTGAGGAGCATAAACAAGGCTCAGGCTCAGATTCAAGCCAGTGTGGCCCTGGAATAATCTACACCCACAAGGTCCATCCAAAGCCGCACCCTACTCCAGCTGCTACTAAGTCCAGCAAAAGCCGCAGATTGCAATGTGGAGAGTATGAGCAGGAGCAGAGAAAGAAGAGACACGGAGCGGCCAAGTGGTTATCTGATGCCGAGAAGTTCCAAGCTTTGTGTGCTCAACGTCAGAGGTCTAAGGAACTCTTTGCGCAAGCGCCAGGAAATATGTATTTAGCCAAATCAGGCCAATGGATGGGACCTCATCATCCCTTCATGTCATCCGTGTCTTCTAACTCATTCAATGCTAAACTCAATGCCAGGTACCCGCCAGCACCCTATCACCTGTCCAACCTCTACCCACCTCGATGTGAGTCTGAGTACTCGGCCGAATGCATGTCGCTTTTCCACTCCACCATTGCCGCGAGCAGCGATGGGGAGATGAGCGATAACACCACCAATCGCTTCGGTGATAGCGAATCCAGCCAGAGTTTCCAATCCTTTTCCGACTCTGACAGCAGCCTGTCCGCGGAGGAAGGAGACCATCTGGATAGCCTTGCGGAGGGGTGCGGCGACCTGGTATGGGCGGAAGCTTCTCTGGTGCCCACTGCAGTTGGAAAGACCCTTCAGCAACTCCCACGACCAGAGCCCTCAGCTTGCCGCATCAAAGCTTCACGAGCGCTGAAAAAGAAGATTCGGCGCTTCCAGCCTGCCTCACTGAAGGTCATGACCCTGGTGTAA
- the dact2 gene encoding dapper homolog 2 isoform X1, with translation MLSTKGSYVGMMSAAVGVDRGRVGERLQAALAGLQELHLLRDRQSDMVSWALRADREEPVTCVHATPEDARKMGAEEQRLEATLTALKQQLSRLRKKDVGLKTHLQQLDQQISELKLDVSKASTEQLESDSRPSSGFYELSDGGSCSLSNSCTSVYSECLSSSQTSLLPPSASPANSQVSPPFQADVYRRRSADEGASHPNATRATGLHLGSSRIRASSTVTELGRPRPVSTGDLDRMINQGLNCKPMDAKKPQMCPNPKIPTMDPKFQSNLVSRNGIELYHYPSPLHAVALQSPIFFQGGESALPGATDGGRPPVSDSDMLQGTEMGYDTKTLGYIDKLLQRSSNKSHIQMAAEAMQTHGDYQRKPPEVVTVFPQKLVSLPQPPPTQGIPLDNEEKRHCVTNSGQEKADNEGHQQSGRPQEVSYGYSYPAVMREYSSDEVTTSSLRKMDKTHVAFVARGHTEKACGEMRPTEKKAQRQRAAMSHSSSTEDSQVFEVQNGSPEFVHAKFVPAGTQRVKVRQADRKTKAVKIRRRSSEKPRALRQQQSSCERARESKGDPRSLAKGKVIQKYPCCPSEEHKQGSGSDSSQCGPGIIYTHKVHPKPHPTPAATKSSKSRRLQCGEYEQEQRKKRHGAAKWLSDAEKFQALCAQRQRSKELFAQAPGNMYLAKSGQWMGPHHPFMSSVSSNSFNAKLNARYPPAPYHLSNLYPPRCESEYSAECMSLFHSTIAASSDGEMSDNTTNRFGDSESSQSFQSFSDSDSSLSAEEGDHLDSLAEGCGDLVWAEASLVPTAVGKTLQQLPRPEPSACRIKASRALKKKIRRFQPASLKVMTLV, from the exons ATCTGCTTCGGGACAGACAGAGCGACATGGTGAGCTGGGCGCTCAGAGCGGACCGGGAGGAACCGGTCACTTGCGTGCACGCCACACCGGAGGACGCCAGGAAGATGGGGGCGGAGGAGCAGCGGTTGGAGGCGACCCTCACGGCCCTGAAGCAACAGCTG TCTCGTCTTCGGAAAAAGGATGTAGGACTGAAGACTCACCTTCAGCAGCTTGATCAACAAATCAGTGAGCTGAAGCTGGATGTCAGCAAGGCCTCCACTGAGCAGCTGGAGAGTGACAGCAGGCCAAGTTCAG GTTTCTATGAGCTCAGTGATGGTGGCTCTTGCTCCTTGTCAAACTCCTGCACCTCAGTGTACAGTGAGTGCCTGTCATCCTCCCAGACGAGTCTTCTCCCCCCTTCCGCAAGTCCGGCTAATTCTCAAGTGAGCCCACCATTTCAAGCTGACGTGTATCGTCGTCGTTCGGCCGATGAAGGTGCATCCCATCCCAACGCTACCCGGGCGACAGGGCTTCATCTTGGAAGCAGTAGGATCAGAGCAAGCTCTACTGTCACTGAACTTGGACGGCCAAGACCTGTGTCAACAG GTGACCTAGACAGGATGATAAATCAAGGACTGAACTGTAAACCAATGGATGCTAAGAAACCACAGATGTGCCCAAATCCCAAGATCCCTACAATGGACCCTAAGTTCCAGAGCAATTTGGTTTCCCGCAATGGAATTGAATTGTATCACTACCCAAGTCCCTTGCATGCTGTTGCCCTCCAAAGTCCAATCTTTTTCCAAGGTGGTGAATCAGCCTTACCCGGGGCCACAGATGGCGGCCGGCCTCCAGTGAGTGATTCCGACATGCTCCAGGGTACTGAGATGGGCTATGATACCAAGACTCTGGGTTACATTGACAAGCTCCTCCAGCGCAGCTCCAACAAATCTCACATTCAAATGGCCGCCGAGGCTATGCAGACCCACGGTGACTATCAGAGGAAACCACCTGAAGTCGTAACTGTGTTTCCACAGAAACTGGTATCTCTTCCTCAACCTCCCCCAACTCAGGGCATACCACTAGATAATGAAGAGAAGAGACACTGCGTGACAAATTCCGGTCAAGAAAAAGCTGATAATGAAGGCCACCAACAGTCTGGGAGACCTCAGGAGGTTTCATATGGGTATTCCTATCCTGCTGTGATGAGAGAGTACAGCTCTGATGAGGTCACGACTTCATCATTGAGGAAGATGGACAAAACGCATGTTGCTTTTGTAGCTAGAGGCCACACAGAAAAAGCATGTGGGGAAATGAGGCCCACAGAGAAGAAGGCTCAGAGACAAAGAGCAGCCATGTCTCACAGTTCAAGCACAGAGGACAGTCAAGTCTTTGAGGTGCAAAATGGCTCCCCTGAGTTTGTCCATGCCAAATTTGTCCCTGCTGGAACTCAAAGGGTCAAGGTGAGACAAGCTGATCGTAAAACCAAAGCTGTAAAAATCAGACGAAGGAGCAGTGAGAAGCCTCGAGCGTTGAGGCAGCAGCAATCATCCTGCGAACGAGCCAGAGAATCCAAGGGAGATCCGAGAAGCCTAGCAAAAGGGAAGGTCATCCAGAAATACCCCTGCTGTCCATCTGAGGAGCATAAACAAGGCTCAGGCTCAGATTCAAGCCAGTGTGGCCCTGGAATAATCTACACCCACAAGGTCCATCCAAAGCCGCACCCTACTCCAGCTGCTACTAAGTCCAGCAAAAGCCGCAGATTGCAATGTGGAGAGTATGAGCAGGAGCAGAGAAAGAAGAGACACGGAGCGGCCAAGTGGTTATCTGATGCCGAGAAGTTCCAAGCTTTGTGTGCTCAACGTCAGAGGTCTAAGGAACTCTTTGCGCAAGCGCCAGGAAATATGTATTTAGCCAAATCAGGCCAATGGATGGGACCTCATCATCCCTTCATGTCATCCGTGTCTTCTAACTCATTCAATGCTAAACTCAATGCCAGGTACCCGCCAGCACCCTATCACCTGTCCAACCTCTACCCACCTCGATGTGAGTCTGAGTACTCGGCCGAATGCATGTCGCTTTTCCACTCCACCATTGCCGCGAGCAGCGATGGGGAGATGAGCGATAACACCACCAATCGCTTCGGTGATAGCGAATCCAGCCAGAGTTTCCAATCCTTTTCCGACTCTGACAGCAGCCTGTCCGCGGAGGAAGGAGACCATCTGGATAGCCTTGCGGAGGGGTGCGGCGACCTGGTATGGGCGGAAGCTTCTCTGGTGCCCACTGCAGTTGGAAAGACCCTTCAGCAACTCCCACGACCAGAGCCCTCAGCTTGCCGCATCAAAGCTTCACGAGCGCTGAAAAAGAAGATTCGGCGCTTCCAGCCTGCCTCACTGAAGGTCATGACCCTGGTGTAA